CAATATACAGTCGCACCGAAGCGTCGATTGGGAGCACCTCCAAAACTAGCGTGTAACAAAGGCATAGCAAATGCGATTACATCACCCGGCTCAGATTCCACGGCTACACTAGGAAGCATGCGGTCACCCGGCTGGATTTCTAGCGCTCTTACCTTTCGCATGTAATCCTCATCCTTTGGGGTGAGACGCAGAGGCTCGACTTCGGGAACATTGGTGTGGTGAGGCTCTATGTGGGACCCCGGCACGACGCGTAAAGATCCGTTCTCCGCTTGAAGCGCATCCAAATAATAGATGAATTTCAATCCGGTGTTCCCCGGCACATCCAGATCGCGGTGCCAGCCTGTATTAGCCTGCCACCAGAGCATATCGGTGTTTAAGCCGATTATGTTCTCGTCAAAGAGTTGGGTGGCAATACCGTAGAAGCGCTCGTCCTCAAGCAGGGAAGCGTTGAAAGGAGTGGAGGGACCAAGAAGTGGCACCCAACTGCCGTGGGGACCGCCTTCGCGACCTTGGTAAATTTCGTTCAAGGCAATTTCCGCCTCGCTGCCGATGGTCTCCATCTCTTGTAGACTAAACAACTGGCGAAACACAAGAAATCCGAATTCGTTAAAGAAGTTGATTTGTTCGTCGGTGAGCATAGTTAGGACTCCATATCAACGCACCTAAAATCGTTCCCTAGTGTGCCAACTTTTTCGTTGTTTTTGCGGCTTCCGCCTACCGCCACGGAAGGTGTCAAACTTGACTACCATCAGTCTCCATATTGTTCTACGCCTTTTAGTACCAATTCCTTGGCAAAAT
The genomic region above belongs to Candidatus Poribacteria bacterium and contains:
- a CDS encoding phytanoyl-CoA dioxygenase family protein, translated to MLTDEQINFFNEFGFLVFRQLFSLQEMETIGSEAEIALNEIYQGREGGPHGSWVPLLGPSTPFNASLLEDERFYGIATQLFDENIIGLNTDMLWWQANTGWHRDLDVPGNTGLKFIYYLDALQAENGSLRVVPGSHIEPHHTNVPEVEPLRLTPKDEDYMRKVRALEIQPGDRMLPSVAVESEPGDVIAFAMPLLHASFGGAPNRRFGATVYWVPSKTPEQADARRKEARTIHSNHYRMFNYPIDAPFCHPHWIEGAQGNPVRERWIECLRDLEWISTS